GATCGCAACTTTCCAAGAGACTTGTcgacaacttgtagtcaatacagttacaaaagctgaaagttgtcgacaactcgTCGTCAAGTTGTTCGCAACTCATTTACACCAACTTTCTCGTCAGTAACTCTGGCTATCAGGAATCAGTTTTTAGGCAATTTTGTGCTACATCGATAAGGCACCAACATGTTGACAAaacgatcagaaatttatgtcaccgaaaaaatatctacttaaaagacttgacacaaatgacgacaaaaagtgaaaaattacaaatagtagctaataagtcatctaaacgactttttaattgacataagacaggaaaaacaacacaaattttcgcTCCGGGACTAACATTTGCATGTTGTATTTACACCGAAAAAGGTGACTTTgagacaaaagaaaatttgctTTATCCTTTtaaagacatcttaaagttgggtGTATGTTACTtgggaattaattatttctaatagaatttgatttaaatatttaattttactatgtgcaaaaaaaaaaaaaaaattattaatgataatttttttactgtttgcaAAACTAGCTACTTACCAATAAActccaattaataattttgctgaACTTTTCCTTGTTGTCACTGGGAAAATTCATCTTAAAAAGGtgttcgaataaataaaaaaatctgaaattaataacaataaaataattaatcagttcCCACGATGCCTAAAACGGAATTAAAACGTTccgatcataaaattaaaaacgatgtaattttaaagagaaatttttatttattacttaaaattggGCGCTTTCCATACATAAAAATCGCAATCAAACAATACGCAAACATAAGTTTGAATATTCTTAATGCATATCTTtatatatgcaaataaatCCTGATTTCCCTCGTTTACAGCATCGGGCGTAAACGGCTGGGCCGATTTCgctaattctttttttgttgtatCTGTTATTATCAGGTCGgctagtaaaattataaatataaatttcagcttgaaataattaacaattcaatAAACTGTGACTTCTATAATAACATTTGAACTACTCCAAGAATCGCCAAGATCATAAATACTtacacatttataattaaaaaataaaatgatgtaaaaattattaatagcagtactaataattaatggtaatatacttacatataaaTGAAGGACAAATAATGTTGGAGATTAGATGAAAGAATCACATCCGATTGGTGAAACATTATAGAGTTGAGCTCCATTTTGATAagtggtataaaaatattgttttcaaaactgaaaaataaaaaaaattttaatatttggaaaaaaaaaaaaaaaaaaaaaaaaaaaaaaattagaaaaacatctttaattataaaatgatgtttaataataaatattaattaaaattttcatcaaatttcttaGGCTAAGTTATTTTGAGTCTCAATGTAGacgcaaaatataaatttataaaaattgcgcaaatgaataattaataacttcaattgtataagtctactctaatattaaataaataattaattattagtttaattttacaaacctgctccaatattatatttatttattattgacttcgatgatacttgtaatttagtaattgGTTTACCAACTATTTATGAGACCAACTGTGTAACACAAAAATACTAGTTGAACGGCAagttaaaatacttgataatagGTGACACACCACGTAAGTTACAAAACAGagcggtaaattataaaagagtaaatgaaaataacattaaaatgttttcagtatttttaatacataattaatattgataaaacaaaataattagtcgagtgtattaaatattaaataaataaagataataataataatattaaaagtggTTTTCTAAGATTCTTTGAGGACTCTttcgtttcatattttattgtggctTATTGACATTTCTCTCCGATAAATACCTGGATACTCTTACGATGTGCTAGATGATCAACaggatttgataattacttgataagattactaatttaattaaaacataaataataatgaaaacaataaaaaattttaaacctagAGCAGAcacttgcgcatgcgcacaacTACTATTAGATCAACgggcataattaaaattttaataattaattataaatataaaaacaaacaaacaaacgctatttttggtggggtattaacaaacaaatcaagataaatggaaaaaaaattaaaaaagatagaaaatgagtatagtcaccgctaacttcaaataaatttttaaaaatttatttaaaaaaaaataaagaacgaacaaataattatttatagcgaacattgacgaacaatcgacgaacaaacgaattgctaaaaaaaatttgccaaaaatcgAATTCCCCCCGCCAACTTAAGGGAGCTGGCTTTTAACTCTTTTGCCGTCAATATGACTTTCACCCACACAATAAACTCGCGATACCTTGTCGtcaatctatatatatatatatatatacatatatatatatatatgtatatatattaatatatgtctacaatgtatatataatatatataataccacagtatagatttaattattattgtatatttattatactgtccttttgttttttatttttaaaaatatgatattacCATTTTATGAGTCTAGGACATCACTGGCTGTACACTTACACACGCCCTTAATTACACGCAAACCGACCACGGGCTCTCTCGTGATTACGGATTATTGTTCTTTGGAGCACCGTGCATTCTGTCAGCAGCACCCTCCGTACCCGAGAACATGGCGTAGGTACAACATCACCGGAGAGCACGTACACACAGACAGTCTGGATTTTGATATCCTTGTAAGTGAGAGAGTAAGAGAGTAAGTAAAAAGAGAGATGACTTGTTACCAGGGCATGGTATGGACACTACTGAGAAGGATGccagaaagagaaagagagaaattCATATGTGTGTGTGAAGAGGTTAGTTGATGATAAGAGACGGGTGTTTGAGTAAGACAGAGTTATTTGAACTCTCGTGGTGGATTTCGTGAGGGCCTCGGCCTGTGCTGCCCTGTAGTTGTAACAGACGACATGCACTAGCGCCTCAATAATACTACTGACGACAATGACGACGACGGGATGCACTACGTTCAAACGTACTGTATTCAACTATGCTGCTGCACCCTATACTTGTTTTATTCTACTAAATTTGTTCGTGATATTTAAAGAGTTTCTGGGTGTTGCTGATAGATTGCAGTTTCTTGccatctttaaatttaaattttatcagcttTGATGACGGATAATAAAAGTGGATTGACATGAGAAATGATAATTCCTGGTTTTGTttcaaaaagaattttaaaaatatttaaaaaatttattggctaATTACAAGTATCATATCGAACCCCatgcgttatttttttttaaatgactatCTAATGAGTGTTCATTGTCTGACATATCTAAAATTTCAGTTTTGCAGTTTTTTACGGCTTTCATCATGGCGTGTAAAAATACTGAGGTTGTACATTGGTCAATACCACTTAGATGTAATGCGTGAGCTAAAAAAGGAATTTTTCTCAGAGTTCTACCGCTCAAACCGACACTTGTGGGCACTAGATCTGATTTCAAATATGGCTCGACATCTACTGATCTGTCCTGACTTCCGTCATCTTTTAATAGACCAGTCTgtaatagataattattattgaaagatCTTAAATCACTAACAAAATAATTGCCACTGTAACTAATATTTACCCTCTCTAGCTCTTTTAGACAGGTATAATAAATCATTGCAATAGCATCTTCGCCTGGATGACCAATGAACTGCTTGATATCAGCACGATCAACAAAAGCTAAATCAATAGCTTCTGTTACATTGCTTGTTGTCATTATCAGCACATTCTTGTACCGTTTTATTTGATCAAGCTGAGTTAGTAATGAATTTACAACTCGTATTGAGTCGCTTGGCTCGGTACCATTTATACAAGCTTTGCGAGCATGGGCTAGCGATTCAACTTCATCGATTAGAATACAAACTAATGATTCGGGATCGTCTAAAAGTACTTTGATCTCGGTGAAAAGCTTCATCACCAGTTTACCACtctaagaaaatattttaatgattatgaatagtaaataattagtagccgggattaattaataatatgaaaaatttaaaataaaagtacctCGGAAAACCATTTTGAAAATAAGCTATGACTGTTTATTTCAACTAATTCACCTCGTGAAAATCTTTGATTGAGTCTTATTGCTGCTTTTTGTGCTAATGCTTTACAAAGACTAGTTTTTCCAGTTCCAGGCGGGCCATGTAACAACACAACTTTATTCCAAGTAATGATATTGTGATTAACATTTCTATCTGCAAACATCATTGTTGTTTCGACGTATTTCAACAACTAGAATACAATACGTTTACGattagaatatttaattgcaaTAATTATCACACAACATTGATTTAGGGTAAGAACAACAGTACCCAGCTTTTAACTAGTAGCTAGCCGGTCTTATACTTTAACATTGGCTCAAAATATTGTAACTGAAGtgaaactaattttaaatacatttgaatatttagaAAACAAATACTTTCTTATTGAATAAAATCGCGACTAGTCAGTCAGTCATATATTGACAACTAAACAGCGAACATCTTATATCTACATAAACATTCTTTTCCTTGCCTTACTTTTACCGATTGATTGTggtgttatttaaaatttgtgttgttatTGTAGTgtaagtgataaataattatgagttactgttaattataattcgaTGTCAaagtgggattcgaacccgcgTCAACATGCGTGGACTGCTGTACatagatataatttaaaatgaagcAACTGACTACTGGTCTAGAGCTGGGTCATGGTGCTCTtactctaatttaaaattatttacattttctttGACATCTGAATCATAGCACAAATTTTCCCACAGCCCATGAAAATCTTTACAAGGTAAAATCCAGTGAGACGATACAGCCAGttcttcagtatcattttgcATCGTTTCAGTTGCTGCTTCTTCTTCAGTCAaacgataaatataaaatctcaTTGATGAATAATCATGTTTATTTACTGTCTCTagctgtaataaaatttataaatatatgtggataccaatagttattaaaaaaaaataattaaaataatttccataccTTTTTACCAGTACAAGAACATATTATCGACACtacatgatttttaattatttcattcgaCCAGTTTTcaactaaaattacaaaatctaCTTCAATactatctaatttatttagttcctCTTTTACAATGTCTTCGATTTCGCTTACTGATAATGtactgcaataaataaataaataaatatgagtgtgaatatagAATATATGAGACagctcatatattttaaataaataaattaaaataatgaaatttaaaaaaatgcgcgtttttcatttatctaaatactcatttttaaatttctattctactttcattttatttattcattatgaaatttacaaaattgacAACTGTCAGTTAcattgacaataaataaataaataaattacaatacctatcatttttttgacagACTTCAACGTCAAGAATactaatcatttttaaaatattataaatgtcACAAGTTGTATAaactataacaataaaatactcTTAGTGATGGTTATGATCTAGCTTTGatcaataacaaatttttaaaaaatttatttaattacagtaataaaaatgtgtttgtacgtcaacttaaaatttttttttaactggaTTTTCTGGAAgacgatttattttaaaaaacaattttcttgaaaactttttatatatttttattcaatatacaTTTGTGTacaatatgtaaaaaaaagtagcatTTCTGCAAAAGTAAAGCCCCGCCAATATTTATGAcacattttcaattatttgtttacttaaaacTGTTTACAATGAGCGGCAGTTTAACTGTCAAAGTCAGATTTTGACATTTCTTcagtaacttttatttattaaactaatcatcactcttaaaaataaaattatatataatttaattaaaaaatttattaattattaatataaataggGGTAagatgtgttaaatttaaataaaaattcaaatatcacCGCCGATAATGCAGACGaagttcaaaataatgctgagtaaaatgttttcatgaaaataatccaacgtatttttttttccataaacgCTGGCTGGGCATTTCACAAACGAACACTGACAAAGTACATTATCAAAGTAATTCGttgtaaaatgtaattaatcaagagctatatttaaaataaaagagatttatatattattttaattatcatagtgacattaataatattatttaaaataaatggacGGTGAGAAGAAAAAAAGCGCTAAAAGACGTTCCTTGGAGGCCGGCAGAGAAATGGTATgcagtaattaatattatttttattgtttataattagtaCAAGTTATTTTAATCACCATTAGGTACTTGTACTTGTACTGGATAATagtattctaataatttaaattttaaattcaaattgtcatgaaaaattttatcatacggcagctgataaatatttttttttatatgaaatattgaTACTGAAAGCAgcagacattaaaaaatttatttcttttaaatttaaaaatcaaatacttgtagaaaaaattaactactGACTTgcttatgaaaataaaaaattttctgatgcctgctactttcagtatcatgaaatatttgtttttaactaGTGTAAGGTTtagttgattttatttaaattgcagCTGGCCAGATACAAGG
The sequence above is drawn from the Microplitis demolitor isolate Queensland-Clemson2020A chromosome 3, iyMicDemo2.1a, whole genome shotgun sequence genome and encodes:
- the LOC103577518 gene encoding pachytene checkpoint protein 2 homolog, whose amino-acid sequence is MISILDVEVCQKNDSTLSVSEIEDIVKEELNKLDSIEVDFVILVENWSNEIIKNHVVSIICSCTGKKLETVNKHDYSSMRFYIYRLTEEEAATETMQNDTEELAVSSHWILPCKDFHGLWENLCYDSDVKENLLKYVETTMMFADRNVNHNIITWNKVVLLHGPPGTGKTSLCKALAQKAAIRLNQRFSRGELVEINSHSLFSKWFSESGKLVMKLFTEIKVLLDDPESLVCILIDEVESLAHARKACINGTEPSDSIRVVNSLLTQLDQIKRYKNVLIMTTSNVTEAIDLAFVDRADIKQFIGHPGEDAIAMIYYTCLKELERTGLLKDDGSQDRSVDVEPYLKSDLVPTSVGLSGRTLRKIPFLAHALHLSGIDQCTTSVFLHAMMKAVKNCKTEILDMSDNEHSLDSHLKKNNAWGSI